From a region of the Synechococcus sp. PCC 7502 genome:
- a CDS encoding OB-fold nucleic acid binding domain-containing protein: MVKIVSCKPLRVQTVYDIGVEKDHNFILDNGLVASNCFNKSHSVAYGYVTYQTAYLKANYPVEYMAALLSSSSGDQDKVQKYIASCNNMGIEVLPPDINESGIDFTPRNTKIMFGLAAIKNLGEGAVHSILEAREVGGSFSSLADLCSRVDARALNKKGLEALIQTGAFDRLNSNRHQLISDLEVTVEWASRKAKDQASGQGSLFDMLGGEAEKVIFDETPAGIPVEDYPPQEKLRMEKELLGFYISDHPLKIVKSSAAVIAPINLSDMEEYVGRTITAIVLVTDIKEIVTKKGDRMAVIQIEDLTGRAESVIFPKTYEKVRLNLQKDARLMIWGKIDRRDEQSQLILDDLQPIDSVRMVKIHLSYEDAQESQKLYALREILREQKDPEENGKVPVIASIGESSQLVRFGNQFWVKDEILTVEALLKANFQAQADGLVK, translated from the coding sequence ATGGTTAAGATCGTAAGTTGTAAACCCCTTAGAGTCCAAACTGTCTATGATATTGGGGTCGAAAAGGATCATAACTTTATACTAGATAATGGCTTAGTTGCCTCTAATTGCTTTAACAAGTCCCACAGTGTTGCCTACGGCTATGTCACCTATCAAACTGCATACCTCAAGGCAAACTATCCTGTGGAATACATGGCAGCGTTGCTATCTTCCTCCAGTGGCGACCAAGATAAAGTCCAAAAATATATTGCCAGTTGCAACAACATGGGCATAGAGGTTTTACCTCCAGATATTAATGAATCTGGTATTGACTTTACCCCCCGTAATACCAAAATCATGTTTGGATTGGCAGCAATTAAAAATCTAGGTGAAGGGGCGGTACATTCTATCCTTGAAGCAAGGGAAGTTGGCGGTAGTTTTAGCTCGTTAGCTGATTTATGTAGCCGAGTGGATGCAAGGGCATTGAATAAAAAAGGATTGGAAGCATTAATTCAAACTGGGGCATTTGATCGCCTAAATTCCAATCGCCATCAACTAATTAGTGACCTAGAAGTAACCGTGGAATGGGCTTCCCGTAAGGCTAAAGATCAAGCTAGTGGGCAAGGTAGCCTATTTGATATGTTGGGCGGTGAAGCCGAAAAAGTCATTTTTGATGAAACTCCCGCAGGCATTCCCGTTGAAGACTATCCACCCCAAGAAAAGCTGCGCATGGAAAAGGAATTATTGGGCTTTTATATTTCCGATCATCCCCTCAAAATTGTCAAATCCTCAGCCGCCGTCATTGCTCCCATTAATTTAAGCGATATGGAAGAGTATGTGGGTAGAACGATTACAGCTATTGTCCTTGTCACTGATATTAAGGAAATTGTCACGAAAAAAGGCGATCGCATGGCAGTAATTCAAATTGAAGACTTGACGGGTCGGGCTGAATCGGTAATTTTCCCCAAGACCTACGAGAAAGTACGCCTAAATTTACAAAAAGATGCCCGTCTCATGATTTGGGGTAAGATTGATCGCCGAGATGAACAGTCTCAATTAATCCTTGATGATCTACAACCCATTGACTCGGTGCGCATGGTTAAAATCCATTTAAGTTACGAGGATGCACAGGAATCACAAAAACTCTACGCCCTCCGTGAAATCCTACGAGAGCAGAAAGACCCCGAAGAAAATGGTAAAGTCCCTGTTATTGCCTCCATTGGCGAATCATCTCAACTGGTGCGTTTCGGGAATCAATTTTGGGTCAAGGATGAAATCTTAACCGTTGAGGCATTACTTAAAGCTAACTTTCAGGCGCAAGCAGATGGATTAGTAAAATGA
- a CDS encoding molybdenum cofactor guanylyltransferase, with the protein MIFASSGVSLGAIALAGGKSSRMATDKALLEINGKPLLQKVCEVAQACGANPILVITPWQKKYKFLNLPLESKFIHEPAPQSPLSGFTLGLSNLKTDWVLLLACDLPQLKSDVIQAWSQNLANLPSQAIAFLPKHSKGWEPLCGFYRCSCLESLESYRQKGKYSFQDWLYASRVIEIPHVDPEMLFNCNTPTEYAQVKNTFNK; encoded by the coding sequence ATGATTTTTGCTTCTTCAGGAGTTTCTTTGGGAGCGATCGCCCTAGCAGGGGGAAAAAGCTCACGCATGGCTACAGATAAGGCACTACTAGAAATTAATGGTAAGCCTTTATTACAAAAAGTTTGTGAGGTTGCCCAAGCCTGTGGAGCCAATCCGATTTTAGTGATCACCCCTTGGCAAAAAAAATACAAGTTTCTGAATTTGCCGCTGGAATCTAAATTTATCCATGAACCTGCTCCTCAAAGTCCATTATCAGGATTTACTCTAGGTTTATCTAACTTAAAAACCGATTGGGTACTATTACTCGCCTGTGACTTACCCCAGTTAAAATCCGATGTCATTCAAGCTTGGAGTCAAAATTTAGCAAATTTGCCTTCACAAGCGATCGCCTTTTTACCTAAACATAGCAAAGGCTGGGAACCACTATGCGGATTTTATCGTTGTTCTTGTCTAGAAAGTTTAGAAAGCTATAGACAAAAAGGTAAATATTCCTTCCAAGACTGGCTATATGCATCTAGGGTGATAGAAATTCCCCATGTTGATCCTGAAATGCTCTTTAACTGTAATACTCCAACGGAATATGCTCAGGTTAAAAATACTTTCAATAAATAG
- the pstB gene encoding phosphate ABC transporter ATP-binding protein PstB: MQNPNKPSNPKSISTETVIQLSDLVTDITVPAIQVKDLNFYYGTLKVLQGVNLDFKQNQVTAMIGPSGCGKSTLLKSLNRIGELESKIKIDGKVEFFGQDIYSPNVNINRLRSQIGMVFQKPNPFPTSIYDNILYGVRIAGLKKNREELDEIVETALKGAALWNEVKDKLKKSALGLSGGQQQRLCIARSLAVRPKVLLMDEPCSALDPISTLKIEELIQELRTSLTIVIVTHNMQQASRVSDYTAFFNTDESRIGRMVEYAQTAKIFTNASNSATRDYVAGLFG, translated from the coding sequence ATGCAAAACCCTAATAAACCTTCTAACCCTAAAAGCATTTCTACTGAAACAGTGATTCAGCTTTCTGATCTGGTTACTGACATCACGGTACCAGCTATTCAAGTTAAAGACCTGAACTTTTACTATGGCACCTTAAAAGTACTTCAAGGAGTAAACCTTGACTTTAAGCAAAACCAAGTTACAGCGATGATTGGTCCTTCTGGTTGTGGAAAATCTACACTGTTGAAGTCTTTAAATCGCATAGGCGAGCTAGAAAGCAAGATCAAGATTGACGGTAAAGTTGAGTTTTTTGGTCAAGATATCTATTCACCTAATGTCAATATTAATCGTCTGCGTAGCCAAATCGGCATGGTTTTCCAAAAGCCCAACCCCTTTCCTACGAGTATTTATGATAATATTCTGTACGGAGTTAGAATTGCAGGACTTAAAAAAAATCGTGAAGAACTAGATGAAATTGTCGAAACTGCTCTAAAAGGCGCGGCTCTGTGGAATGAAGTTAAGGATAAGCTGAAAAAGTCAGCATTAGGGCTGTCTGGTGGTCAACAGCAACGTCTTTGTATTGCCCGATCGCTTGCGGTTAGACCAAAAGTATTATTAATGGATGAACCTTGTTCTGCCCTTGATCCAATTTCGACCCTAAAGATTGAGGAACTAATTCAAGAACTCCGCACTTCGCTAACCATTGTGATTGTGACCCATAATATGCAGCAGGCATCACGGGTATCTGACTACACAGCTTTCTTTAATACCGATGAAAGTCGTATTGGCAGAATGGTGGAGTATGCTCAAACCGCCAAAATCTTTACAAATGCTTCTAACTCTGCAACTAGAGATTATGTAGCTGGTTTATTTGGTTAG
- the pstA gene encoding phosphate ABC transporter permease PstA, with protein MSNQVQESELIELTVPLPVIRSNFNLFMTVLAFALTGVALIPLGSILIEIFFKGLPYLSFDVFTSLPAAVGEQDVKNGFANAILGTLLMVGVASLAAIPFGVMAGIYLSEFGKEQPKTAGYVRFATRILSSVPSIVVGVFAYGVIVANFKSFSALAGSFALATIMLPIVTLTSEEALKLIPTSVRQASAALGGNRFQTTFRIVVSAALPGITTGVLLAVARVAGETAPLLFTALSSQDWPQGLFNPAPSLAVLIYQYSTSAYPEQNKLAWTAAAVLLILVITVNVVSRLVTRDRLNTR; from the coding sequence ATGAGCAATCAAGTTCAGGAATCCGAGTTAATTGAACTCACCGTGCCGTTGCCAGTGATTAGGTCGAACTTCAATTTATTTATGACAGTTCTTGCCTTTGCCTTAACAGGTGTGGCATTAATACCGCTAGGCTCAATCTTAATTGAAATATTCTTTAAAGGTTTACCCTACTTAAGTTTTGATGTTTTTACATCCTTACCTGCAGCAGTAGGCGAACAGGATGTTAAAAATGGTTTTGCTAATGCCATTCTGGGAACCTTGCTAATGGTTGGAGTTGCTTCTTTGGCGGCTATTCCTTTTGGCGTAATGGCTGGGATTTACTTGTCAGAATTTGGGAAAGAGCAACCTAAAACGGCTGGTTATGTCCGATTTGCGACTAGAATTTTAAGTAGTGTCCCATCTATTGTTGTAGGTGTGTTTGCCTATGGCGTGATTGTTGCTAACTTCAAGAGTTTTTCGGCTTTAGCAGGAAGCTTCGCCCTCGCTACCATTATGTTGCCAATCGTTACTCTAACTTCAGAAGAGGCTTTAAAGTTAATTCCTACAAGTGTACGTCAGGCATCTGCTGCCTTGGGTGGCAATCGATTTCAGACTACTTTTAGAATTGTCGTATCTGCAGCTTTACCTGGTATTACCACTGGTGTGCTTCTGGCTGTGGCTCGTGTTGCAGGGGAGACTGCTCCTTTGTTATTCACGGCACTATCCAGTCAAGATTGGCCCCAAGGTCTATTTAACCCTGCTCCATCTCTAGCTGTTTTAATTTACCAATATTCTACATCTGCTTATCCCGAACAAAACAAATTAGCTTGGACTGCTGCGGCTGTGCTACTGATATTAGTAATTACAGTTAACGTGGTATCTCGCCTAGTTACTCGCGATCGCCTAAATACTCGTTAG
- the pstC gene encoding phosphate ABC transporter permease subunit PstC — protein MASYSKSSSSDQAANAVNINVFDTKGYILENGFTILVKIFGLGMLAMMLFVIVVVAFRAFPAIQNFGPQFIFNTNWNVGTDEFGAAPYIYGTIVSSAIAILLATPVGVAIALTTSENFVPKSVRMPIAYTVELIAAIPSVIIGLWGIFTFVPVIKPFQEFLHSTLGWIPLFGTESSGFNIMTAGVLLAIMIIPTVGSISRDVLIAVPAEFRSASMGLGATRWETITRVILPAASPGILGAVMLALGRALGETMAVTMVIGNTAQISASLLDSGYSIPAVIANEFAEAAGDLHPGALLYLGLILFALTLIVNIGAVLLVQLFTKD, from the coding sequence ATGGCAAGTTATTCTAAATCCTCAAGCTCCGACCAAGCTGCCAATGCAGTCAACATCAATGTTTTTGATACTAAAGGTTATATCCTCGAAAATGGATTCACGATCTTAGTCAAAATATTTGGTCTAGGAATGCTGGCAATGATGCTATTTGTGATAGTGGTCGTTGCCTTTCGTGCCTTCCCTGCCATCCAAAACTTTGGACCCCAATTTATCTTTAATACTAACTGGAATGTTGGTACTGATGAGTTTGGGGCTGCTCCTTACATTTACGGCACCATAGTTAGCTCAGCGATCGCTATTTTACTTGCTACACCTGTGGGGGTTGCGATCGCTTTAACCACCAGCGAAAACTTTGTTCCTAAAAGCGTGCGGATGCCTATTGCCTATACGGTTGAACTAATTGCAGCTATTCCTAGTGTGATTATCGGTCTGTGGGGCATTTTTACATTTGTCCCAGTTATTAAGCCTTTTCAAGAATTTTTACATAGCACTCTGGGTTGGATTCCTTTATTTGGTACCGAATCTTCAGGCTTTAATATCATGACGGCTGGGGTATTACTGGCAATTATGATCATACCGACTGTAGGTTCTATTTCTAGAGATGTATTAATAGCGGTGCCAGCAGAGTTTCGTAGTGCGTCTATGGGCTTAGGTGCAACTCGGTGGGAAACAATTACTAGGGTAATCTTACCTGCTGCCTCTCCTGGTATTTTAGGAGCAGTTATGTTGGCTTTGGGACGTGCATTGGGTGAAACTATGGCAGTAACAATGGTAATTGGTAATACTGCCCAGATTAGTGCTTCCCTATTGGATTCTGGCTACAGTATTCCTGCGGTAATTGCCAATGAATTTGCAGAAGCGGCGGGAGATTTACATCCGGGTGCGCTCTTATATTTGGGGCTAATTTTGTTCGCACTAACTCTGATTGTAAATATTGGTGCAGTTTTATTAGTTCAACTATTTACTAAGGATTAG
- the pstS gene encoding phosphate ABC transporter substrate-binding protein PstS, whose translation MWITVSSKLNHALTISCDFINLGAVINAVVLDLEITCKKSHKKSNGLGNMIFFTSSLRRLVTTSAVAISVVFGTAMAASAQTVTLNGAGATFPEPLYQRYAAEFAKQNPNIKVNYQGIGSSGGIKQFTAGTVDFGGSDAAMTDAQIAAVSKGVILVPTAGGAVSVIFNVPGVEKLKLSRYTLPLIFTGQIKRWNDAKLVRDNPGVNLPDLPIRLAVRADGSGTTFIFTNHLSAIDPSFRKLVGPGQAPKWVASPLKGKGNAGVAGVVKQTAGAIGYVEYSYAKNGNLETALLQNKKGQYVTPELSNANKALATFKFPENFRVFEGDPTDGYPIVGLTWLLVSKDYDAAKAPAIKKFIQWALTSGQKINGSLEYTQIPEAVAKRVIQVVNSSVK comes from the coding sequence TTGTGGATAACGGTATCATCAAAACTTAACCATGCCTTAACCATATCTTGTGACTTTATTAACCTTGGGGCGGTCATCAACGCTGTAGTCTTAGATTTAGAGATTACTTGTAAAAAATCACACAAAAAATCCAACGGACTAGGAAATATGATCTTTTTCACTTCAAGTTTACGTCGTCTTGTCACGACTTCAGCCGTAGCTATTTCAGTGGTATTTGGAACGGCAATGGCAGCCAGTGCTCAGACCGTGACCTTAAATGGTGCAGGGGCAACTTTCCCTGAGCCTCTATACCAAAGATATGCTGCTGAATTTGCCAAGCAAAATCCAAATATTAAAGTTAACTATCAAGGTATTGGTAGTAGTGGTGGGATTAAACAATTTACCGCAGGTACCGTGGACTTTGGGGGTAGTGATGCTGCCATGACTGATGCACAAATCGCTGCGGTGAGTAAAGGCGTGATTTTAGTTCCTACCGCTGGTGGTGCTGTGTCCGTAATTTTTAACGTGCCCGGAGTAGAAAAGTTAAAACTTTCTCGCTACACTCTTCCCCTTATTTTTACAGGACAAATTAAGCGGTGGAATGATGCCAAACTGGTAAGGGATAACCCTGGAGTTAATCTTCCTGACTTGCCTATCAGACTTGCTGTTCGTGCCGATGGTAGTGGCACCACCTTCATCTTTACTAACCACCTTTCTGCCATTGATCCCTCATTCCGTAAATTAGTAGGACCTGGTCAAGCTCCGAAATGGGTTGCTAGTCCTCTTAAGGGTAAAGGTAATGCTGGTGTAGCTGGTGTAGTTAAACAAACTGCTGGAGCGATCGGTTATGTAGAATACAGCTATGCTAAAAATGGTAATCTAGAGACTGCCCTTCTACAAAATAAAAAGGGTCAGTATGTTACTCCAGAGTTAAGTAATGCTAATAAAGCTTTAGCAACCTTTAAGTTCCCTGAAAATTTCAGAGTGTTTGAAGGTGATCCAACCGATGGCTACCCAATTGTGGGCTTAACTTGGCTGTTAGTTTCCAAAGACTATGATGCAGCTAAAGCACCTGCAATTAAAAAGTTCATTCAATGGGCTTTGACTTCAGGACAAAAAATTAATGGCTCTCTTGAATATACCCAAATTCCAGAGGCAGTAGCTAAAAGAGTAATTCAAGTGGTCAATAGTTCTGTTAAGTAG
- the minC gene encoding septum site-determining protein MinC encodes MNSEQTLTNPPQDLGKIPDQGGEEDFLLETIIESDKLIQPAPSAPQISVPQIRFKTLDDKLNLILPLEQELTDTDGSSHTTLTWTDLLEQLQQKITAQADTLTAGTLVYLQAGDRLLDVRQIQDITEILQTQGLVLHSVSTFRRQTAISAVTAGLSVDQSPKTPVNPEISPQDDPLYLKMTVRSGVEIRHNGSIIIFGDVNAGGEIIATGDILIWGKLKGVAHAGAKGNAQAVIMALHLDATQLRIADFVARVDSPTTSFSPEIAHVSRKGNPIICITPAASFSR; translated from the coding sequence ATGAACTCTGAGCAAACTTTAACTAATCCCCCTCAAGACCTTGGCAAAATACCTGATCAAGGAGGAGAGGAGGATTTTTTACTGGAAACCATAATTGAAAGCGATAAACTGATTCAACCTGCCCCCTCAGCACCTCAAATTTCAGTACCGCAAATTAGGTTCAAAACCCTTGATGATAAGTTAAATCTGATCCTGCCATTGGAGCAAGAACTGACCGATACTGATGGTTCTAGCCATACCACCTTAACTTGGACTGATTTACTAGAGCAACTCCAGCAAAAAATTACGGCACAGGCGGATACTTTGACTGCGGGAACTTTAGTCTATTTGCAAGCGGGCGATCGCCTTTTAGATGTCAGACAAATTCAAGATATTACGGAAATTCTCCAAACCCAAGGGTTAGTTCTCCATAGTGTTTCCACATTTCGTCGTCAAACGGCGATCTCTGCGGTCACGGCTGGTTTATCCGTAGATCAAAGTCCCAAAACTCCCGTAAATCCTGAAATATCCCCCCAAGACGATCCCTTGTATCTAAAAATGACGGTGCGATCGGGAGTGGAAATTCGTCACAATGGCAGCATTATTATCTTTGGGGATGTCAATGCGGGCGGAGAAATAATTGCCACAGGGGATATTTTAATTTGGGGAAAACTGAAAGGTGTGGCACATGCTGGGGCAAAGGGAAATGCTCAGGCTGTAATTATGGCTTTACATTTAGATGCGACACAGTTACGCATTGCTGATTTCGTGGCTCGGGTGGACTCGCCAACTACTAGCTTCTCTCCTGAGATTGCCCATGTAAGTCGTAAGGGGAATCCTATTATTTGCATTACCCCTGCTGCTAGTTTTTCTAGGTAG
- a CDS encoding ATP-dependent Clp protease ATP-binding subunit: protein MFERFTEKAIKVIMLAQEEARRLGHNFVGTEQILLGLIGEGTGVAAKVLKSMGVNLKDARIEVEKIIGRGSGFVAVEIPFTPRAKRVLELSLEEARQLGHNYIGTEHLLLGLIREGEGVAARVLENLGVDLSKVRTQVIRMLGETAEVSAGGGGGRTKTPTLDEFGSNLTQLAMEGKLDPVVGRQKEIERVIQILGRRTKNNPVLIGEPGVGKTAIAEGLAQRITSGDIPDILQDKRVVTLDIGLLVAGTKYRGEFEERLKKIMDEIRSSNNVILVIDEVHTLIGAGAAEGAIDAANILKPALARGELQCIGATTLDEYRKHIERDAALERRFQPVMVGEPSVEETIEILFGLRERYEQHHKLKISDLAIDAAAKLSDRYISDRFLPDKAIDLIDEAGSRVRLLNSQLPPAAKELDKELRQLLKDKDDAVRSQDFDKAAKLRDRELEIKQEIRNLSQAKKAETTKDDVVPVVTEEDIAHIVSSWTGVPVSKLTESESLKLMQMEETLHQRLIGQEEAVKATSRAIRRARVGLKNPNRPIASFIFSGPTGVGKTELTKALAAYFFGSEEAMVRLDMSEFMERHTVSKLIGSPPGYVGYNEGGQLTEAVRRRPYTVILFDEIEKAHPDVFNLLLQILEDGRLTDSKGRTVDFKNTLIIMTSNIGSKVIEKGGGGLGFDFAEDQADSAYTRIRSLVNEELKQYFRPEFLNRLDEIIVFRQLKIEEIREIAELMLNEVYKRLKEKNITLAVTERFKDLLVREGYNQSYGARPLRRAIMRLLEDSLSEEILTGKVRDGASVIVDVDDDGKVICVEQPSAIAPADSPLQLMPSA from the coding sequence ATGTTTGAACGCTTTACAGAAAAGGCAATTAAGGTCATCATGCTGGCTCAAGAAGAAGCTCGCCGCCTCGGACACAACTTCGTTGGCACAGAGCAGATCTTATTGGGTCTGATTGGAGAAGGAACAGGCGTTGCCGCCAAAGTCCTCAAGTCTATGGGAGTTAACCTCAAGGATGCAAGAATTGAGGTCGAAAAAATTATTGGGCGTGGTTCAGGCTTTGTAGCAGTGGAAATCCCATTTACCCCAAGGGCAAAACGAGTTCTAGAGCTTTCCCTGGAAGAGGCTCGCCAGTTAGGACATAACTACATTGGGACAGAACATTTACTCCTAGGTCTAATTCGTGAAGGGGAAGGAGTAGCGGCAAGGGTTCTAGAAAATCTTGGCGTAGATTTGTCGAAAGTTCGTACTCAAGTAATTAGAATGTTAGGCGAAACTGCTGAAGTTTCCGCAGGTGGTGGTGGTGGACGCACAAAAACCCCAACTTTGGATGAATTTGGGTCTAACTTAACCCAATTAGCGATGGAGGGCAAACTTGATCCAGTGGTAGGTCGCCAAAAAGAAATTGAGCGTGTGATTCAAATCTTGGGACGGCGAACTAAAAATAATCCAGTTTTAATTGGTGAACCAGGTGTTGGTAAAACGGCGATCGCTGAGGGATTGGCACAGAGAATTACCAGTGGTGATATTCCCGACATTCTTCAAGATAAGCGGGTAGTAACCCTTGACATTGGCTTGTTAGTAGCAGGTACCAAATATCGAGGTGAGTTTGAAGAACGCTTGAAAAAGATTATGGATGAAATTCGTTCTTCTAATAATGTGATCTTGGTAATTGATGAGGTTCATACCCTAATTGGGGCTGGTGCTGCGGAAGGGGCGATCGATGCCGCTAATATCCTGAAACCTGCTTTAGCCCGTGGTGAACTTCAATGCATTGGGGCAACGACTTTAGATGAGTATCGTAAACACATTGAACGAGATGCGGCATTGGAAAGACGTTTTCAGCCAGTTATGGTTGGTGAACCAAGTGTCGAAGAAACCATCGAAATTCTATTTGGGTTGCGGGAACGCTATGAGCAGCACCATAAACTCAAAATTTCTGATCTAGCAATTGATGCGGCGGCTAAGTTATCTGATCGCTACATTTCTGATCGATTTCTGCCCGATAAGGCGATCGATTTAATTGATGAAGCTGGTTCCAGAGTCAGATTATTGAATTCACAACTCCCCCCTGCGGCTAAGGAACTGGATAAGGAACTACGACAACTGCTGAAAGATAAAGATGATGCTGTGAGGTCTCAAGACTTTGATAAGGCAGCTAAACTGCGCGATCGCGAGCTAGAGATTAAGCAGGAAATCCGCAATTTGAGTCAAGCTAAAAAAGCTGAAACCACTAAGGATGATGTGGTACCAGTGGTCACAGAAGAGGACATTGCCCATATCGTTAGTTCTTGGACTGGCGTACCTGTAAGTAAGCTCACCGAATCTGAATCCCTGAAATTGATGCAAATGGAGGAAACTCTGCACCAACGCTTAATCGGACAAGAAGAAGCCGTAAAAGCTACTTCCCGTGCCATTCGTCGTGCCAGAGTTGGACTTAAGAATCCTAACCGTCCGATCGCTAGTTTTATTTTCTCAGGACCCACAGGTGTTGGTAAAACTGAGTTAACAAAGGCTCTAGCCGCCTACTTCTTTGGTTCGGAAGAGGCAATGGTCAGGTTGGATATGTCTGAGTTTATGGAACGGCATACGGTTTCTAAGCTCATTGGTTCACCTCCCGGCTATGTGGGTTATAACGAAGGTGGTCAATTAACTGAAGCTGTCCGTCGTCGCCCTTATACCGTGATTCTATTTGATGAAATTGAAAAAGCTCACCCTGATGTCTTTAATTTACTCTTACAAATTTTAGAAGATGGACGATTGACAGATTCTAAGGGACGTACCGTAGATTTCAAAAATACCCTAATTATCATGACCTCCAATATTGGTTCTAAGGTCATTGAAAAAGGTGGCGGTGGTTTAGGCTTTGACTTTGCTGAAGATCAAGCTGACTCCGCATATACTCGAATTCGATCGCTAGTTAATGAAGAGCTAAAACAATACTTCCGCCCAGAGTTTCTTAACCGTCTTGATGAAATCATCGTCTTCAGACAACTGAAGATTGAAGAAATTAGAGAGATTGCCGAACTCATGCTTAATGAAGTTTACAAGCGACTCAAGGAGAAAAATATTACCCTTGCTGTCACTGAACGCTTCAAAGACTTACTAGTGCGGGAAGGTTATAACCAAAGCTATGGAGCTAGACCCTTACGTCGGGCAATTATGCGCTTACTTGAGGATTCTTTATCGGAAGAAATTCTCACAGGTAAGGTTAGAGATGGCGCATCGGTAATTGTAGATGTGGATGATGATGGTAAGGTAATTTGTGTAGAGCAACCCTCGGCGATCGCCCCTGCGGATAGCCCTTTACAACTCATGCCCTCTGCCTAA
- a CDS encoding tetratricopeptide repeat protein — translation MKTIVYLMHSSSEQLDLWLQNLSSQDIELVNISPTDDLVNVVEKTPSSSLPSLILVEMSIQCPESNLLQASKVSRWCKDNQPSIQIVFLTTRSESELTKLEQRWATKQGSMCILPRLDQENLSSQISQIYGYLNLEVPIKIPDVVPEVLIPVTTDISQDISNQWLDNAKLLIEKKDFAAAMNQLKEIIKNNKESVDAYLLCGEIFTHLKNLEKAVQAYSEAISIDPKCAKPYYKRGVTYNSLKNYHASISDFNILIKLEPNYPEAYNARGLARKGLGDIEGARLDYNQAIKINPTYAEAYLNRGMLLYSVGEQTGARNDYEQAVKLDSQYEGSYFSWANNTEMKGLSVF, via the coding sequence ATGAAAACAATTGTCTATCTAATGCACAGCAGTAGCGAACAATTAGATTTATGGTTGCAAAATCTATCATCTCAGGATATTGAACTTGTTAATATTTCTCCTACGGATGACCTTGTTAATGTAGTCGAAAAAACTCCATCTAGCAGCCTGCCCAGCCTAATTTTAGTGGAAATGAGTATTCAATGTCCTGAGAGTAATTTGCTCCAGGCAAGTAAAGTAAGCAGATGGTGTAAAGATAATCAACCTTCTATTCAGATTGTCTTCTTGACTACTCGCAGCGAATCAGAGCTTACAAAACTAGAACAGCGTTGGGCGACAAAGCAAGGATCTATGTGCATATTACCAAGACTTGATCAAGAAAATCTTAGCTCCCAAATTAGTCAGATTTACGGATATTTAAATTTAGAAGTACCGATCAAAATTCCCGATGTGGTTCCAGAAGTTTTGATTCCAGTGACCACAGATATTTCTCAAGACATTTCTAACCAATGGCTGGATAACGCCAAGTTACTAATTGAGAAAAAGGATTTTGCAGCAGCAATGAATCAACTAAAGGAAATCATTAAAAATAATAAAGAAAGTGTAGATGCTTACTTATTATGTGGAGAAATCTTTACCCATCTTAAAAATCTTGAAAAGGCAGTTCAAGCGTATTCTGAGGCAATAAGTATAGATCCAAAGTGTGCAAAACCCTATTACAAAAGGGGTGTAACATACAATAGCCTGAAAAACTATCACGCCTCGATCTCTGACTTTAATATACTCATTAAGCTAGAGCCCAATTATCCTGAAGCATATAATGCCCGAGGATTGGCTCGCAAGGGGTTAGGTGATATTGAGGGGGCGCGCTTAGATTACAACCAAGCCATCAAAATCAACCCCACTTATGCCGAAGCATACTTAAATCGAGGGATGTTGCTATATAGCGTCGGCGAACAAACGGGGGCTCGCAATGACTATGAGCAAGCCGTAAAGCTCGACTCCCAGTATGAAGGTAGCTATTTTTCTTGGGCAAATAACACTGAGATGAAAGGACTTTCAGTATTTTGA